CTGGTGGGGTTCGGGGCGAAGCCCTGACAAAGGCTTTCATATCCAAGCTTTTCTTAGAAAGGGTGCTGAATAGTTACCTACTCTCTTCCCACCCGGCTGGCATGGTGCTGGGGGGGAACAGTCCGGGAAAAAGCCAACAACAGCCCAATGATGCTCAGAGTGATGATCAGGGAGGATCCGCCATAACTGACCAGAGGCAGCGTGAGCCCCTTGGGGGGAAGCAACCCCATGACCACCCCCATGTTGGCAATGGATTGTGTCCCCAGCAGGATTCCCATGCCGGCGGCCCCCAGTCGGACATAAGGGTCAGGCGTGGAGCGGGCGATGGCAAAGGCGCGCCAGATGATTGCGGCAAACAGGGCGATGATCAACAGGATCCAGAACAGTCCCAGCTCCTCGCCAATAACGGAAAAAATAAAATCCGTGTGGGCCTCCGGCAGATAAAGCTGCTTTTGACGACCCTCTCCCAGGCCGGTGCCGCTGATGCCCCCACTGCCAAAGGAGAGAAGAGACTGGGCCAATTGAAAATCGGAGTCCTGGGGATCGTCCCAAGGATCCCAGAAAGACATGACCCGTTGAAAACGGTAGGGGGCCATGATCACCCCGGCAGCGGCAGCTGGAATCGCCGCAACGATCATGAAGACAATCCATGCGAAAGGAATTCCTGCGACAAAAACCATACCCAACACCACCGTGCCACTGATCAGGGTGGCGCCAAAATCAGGTTCCGACATGAGCATGGCGGCAGCAACGCCAAAAAGGACCAACAAGGGAAGCAACCCCCCCTTAATCCTGAGGACGCGCCCTGGATCGGTCTCCAGCACATGGGCCACGAAAAGAACGAGCAATACCTTGAAAGGTTCTGACGGCTGAATGGTGAAAACACGAAAATTGATCCAGCGTCGGGCGCCTCCACCTTCAATACCGAGGCCGGGTATCAACACGATCGCCAGTGTCATCAGGGAAACCCAAAAGCCAATCCGGCCCAGATTGCGGATCGACTCCACCGAAAGCCGACTGATGACCGTAGCCACAATGATCCCGATCATGGCAAAGATCAGGTTGCGCACCGCAAAATGGTTGGGATCGCCAAACCGGCGCATGGCCACGGGAACCGACGACGAATAGACCATCACCTGACCGATGACCACCAGGGTCAAAGCGGCAGCCGCCAACCACAAATCCATTTGGGCCAATTGACCAAAAAAGCCCTTTTTGTCAGATGCCATGGACCGCCCCCCGAAATTTTTCTCCCCGATCTTCAAAGTTGCGAAACATGTCGAAAGAAGCACAAGCCGGGGAGAGCAGCACCACCCCGCCGGGGGGAACCAGATCCCTGGCCCGATGTACGGCCTGAACCATGTCCGTGGCGCGTTCCACCCGGGTGACTGGGCGCAGGATCTGTTCCAGGGCGTCCGCCGCCTCTCCGATCAAAACCGCCGCCGTGACCCGGTTCTGCACCTGCCCGGCAAGGGGGGCAAAGTCACTGTTTTTATCCCGTCCAC
This sequence is a window from Magnetococcales bacterium. Protein-coding genes within it:
- the ftsW gene encoding putative lipid II flippase FtsW: MASDKKGFFGQLAQMDLWLAAAALTLVVIGQVMVYSSSVPVAMRRFGDPNHFAVRNLIFAMIGIIVATVISRLSVESIRNLGRIGFWVSLMTLAIVLIPGLGIEGGGARRWINFRVFTIQPSEPFKVLLVLFVAHVLETDPGRVLRIKGGLLPLLVLFGVAAAMLMSEPDFGATLISGTVVLGMVFVAGIPFAWIVFMIVAAIPAAAAGVIMAPYRFQRVMSFWDPWDDPQDSDFQLAQSLLSFGSGGISGTGLGEGRQKQLYLPEAHTDFIFSVIGEELGLFWILLIIALFAAIIWRAFAIARSTPDPYVRLGAAGMGILLGTQSIANMGVVMGLLPPKGLTLPLVSYGGSSLIITLSIIGLLLAFSRTVPPQHHASRVGRE